The sequence below is a genomic window from Henriciella marina DSM 19595.
TCTCTCGGATGGTCTCGGCGCGGCCGAATATGCGAAAGAGGGGCGCCCCCGGACGGCTGAAACGGACGCGGCCTTTCCAGGGAAAACTCTCTTCCACCGGATCACTGATGGAGATGAGGACGCCTTCCTTTGAGGCCCGCGCCAGAGGCGCCAGCCGGTCGCGCCAGATATCTATCGGATCGTAAAAGTCGCTGGCGATGGCGAAGATGGCGCGGGCACGTGGCGGCGGCGGAAACTGCGCGTTGCCGGAATTGAGCAAGTCTTCGCCAAGCTTGTCTGCCGACGCCTTGCCGAAGCTTGGCTTTCGGCCACTGCCAAGGACGCCGATGCGTTCGCCACCTTTCGACAGCATCAAGCCGTTTGCCAGCATCAGGATGCGGGCGGTGTCAGCCTTGGTGCGCCGACCGCCGTCGCCGCTCCAGTCAAAGCCTGCATGCGGATCGCACCAGAAGAGGATTGTCCGGGCGGTCTCAAGTTCGGTCTCGCGGACATAGATATCGTCGCCGCGGGCAGACCGGCGCCAGTCGATCCGCTGGGCGGTGTCTTCCTGCGAATAGTGCCGGTACTGCCAGAACTGCTCGCCTGTGCCTGCACGTTTGCGCCCGGCTGCGCCAAGGTGTGCGGCGTCTGCGGCGCGTGCCTTGAGGCTCAGGCCCGGCACGGCGCGCACGATGTCTTCAGCCTCTGCCCTCAGCGCCTCAAGATCCATCGGTGGACACCTCATCGGCGCAGTCGAGCGCGGCATCGAACTTGGTGCGCCATGCCATTGGCGTGCCTGAGGCGTCAGTGCGCTCGCTCAACCGGTCCTGCTCACTGAGGCCAGCCTCGGCTTCAACGCCGCGCAGAAAGCTCTGGGCCTCGGACGTTTCATCTTCGATGCTGCCAGCCGAGAGGCCGACGCCTTCGCGGTTGGACCAGGCGTAGAGGACGCGGACGGCCGCGGTATCGAGCTCTGCCTGGACAAGCCGGCGATCTGAGGCGCTAAGGCCTGTGCCGCTGACCTCCATGGCGAGATCTGCGCGCTGGATGGTGCGGTAACAGTCAGCGAGCTCGTCGCCTGATGGCGGACCGGGGTCACGCTCACAAGCCGCTAGCGCGGCCACAGCCAGCGTCAGGCCTGCGGCCAGTCGGCAAAGTTGTGGCGTGGCAGCCTGCATATCAGCCTGTCGATTTTGCGAGGTCGTCGATCAGCTCGCGCATGGTCGGGGCCTGACCGGTCGGATCATAGCGCATGGCCATACGGTGCCCGAGGCAGGGTTCGGCGAGCGCTTCGACATCTTCCAGCGATGGCGCGAGACGACCGCGAAGCAAGGCGCGGGACCGGCAGGCCAGCATAAGCGCCTGACCGGCGCGCGGGCTTGGGCCCCAGTCAACGAAGCGTTTGACACGCTCGTCCGAAGTCTGTTCAGGCCGGGCTTCCCGCACGGTGGCGAGGATGGCGGCGAGGACTTTTTCGCCGACGGGCATCTGGCGGACGATGCGCTGAAGCGCCTGAAGCTGTTCGCCGTCGATGGCCGGGGAGACGACCGCGTCCGAAAGCCCCGTCGTTTCGACGAGGATCTGGCGCTCGGTGTCGAGATCTGGATAGGTGACGTCGATTTTCAGAAGGAAGCGGTCAAGCTGGGCCTCTGGAAGGGGGTAGGTGCCTTCCTGCTCGATCGGGTTCTGGGTGGCCAGCACATGGAAAGGGGCAGGCAGGTCATGGCGGACGCCGGCCACTGTGACGTGGCGTTCCTGCATGGCCTGAAGAAGCGCAGACTGGGTACGCGGCGAAGCGCGGTTGATCTCGTCTGCCATCAGAAGCTGGGTAAAGATCGGGCCCTTGATGAAGCGGAAGCTGCGCTCACCGCTGGCGCCTTCGTCGAGCACTTCAGAGCCGAGAATGTCTGATGGCATCAGGTCTGGCGTGAACTGGATACGCTGCGAGTTGATGCCAAGGGCGGTGCCCATGGCTTCGACAAGGCGGGTCTTTGCAAGACCGGGCGCGCCGATCAGCAGCGCATGGCCGCCTGCCAGAATGGCCGACAGGGCAAGTTCGATCACGCGGTCCTGGCCGAAGACGGCTTTCGCGATCTCGGCTTTGACCTTTTCCAGCGTTTCGCCAGCGGCTTCTGCCTCTTGTACAACCGCGTCATTATCGTCTGCCATGAGGTCTCCGTCTTTGCTCCGGGCTAGTTCAGACCTACGTCTAGGCAGAATGATGGCGGAGCGCGACGTGAAATCCAATGAAAACACTGCAATCAGCTTGAACGACCTGCTGAAAGTCATCGCACCGGACCCGAGCGGGCAAAAACTGCCCCCTGTTGAGAGCTGGTCGCCGGAGCGGTCTGTCGATATCGACATGGAAATCAGGGCCGATGGCAGCTGGTGGCATGAAGGCGGGCGAGTCAATCGCCAGAAGCTCGTGAAGCTGTTTTCGACGATCCTGCGCAAGGACGAAGACGGCTCGCACTGGCTGGTGACGCCTTACGAAAAGGTTGTCGTCCATGTGTCCGATGCGGCATTCATTGCGACCCGTGTCGACCGGGCAGGCGAAGCGGGCGAGGACCAGTCGCTGGCCTTTGTGACCAATGTTGGCGATGTGGTTGTTGCGGGCGCTGACAATCCGTTGCGGATCGAGACAGACCCGGAGACGCTTGAGCCGTCGCCCTATCTGCTGGTGCGCGGGCGGCTTGAAGCGAAACTGTCGCGTCCGGTCTTTTATGAGCTTGCGGCCATGGCGGTGCCTTCGCCTGATGATGCTGGCCGGCTTGGCGTCTGGTCGGATGGTGTGTTCTTCGACATCGGTCCGGCGCAGGACTGACGGAATATGGCATTTGTGGACCTCGACGACTTTCTGGCGCGTGCGCGCCTGCGCCTCGACCCGGTCACCGGGGAGGAACGCCTGGCTGAGGGCGGCGACATCGAGTTTCTGGACGCAGACGGCATTGCCGGTATTCGGCGGGCGGCGGTTCTGGTGCCGATCATTCCGCGGGCTGGCGGGCCTGCGGTCCTTCTGACACACCGCCCGGACACCATGCCGACGCATCCCGGTCAGGTCGCCTTTCCAGGTGGCAAGGTCGACCCGATCGACGCAGATGAGATCGAGGCTGCGCTGCGCGAGGCCGAAGAGGAAGTTGGCATCGACCCGGACCGGATTGAGCTGATCGCGCGCGGGGCGCCGTACATTACAGGTACCGGATTTCGCATCGTGCCGGTGCTGGCTGTCCTGCACGAGAGCTTTGTCGCGCGGCCCGATCCGGTGGAGGTCGACAGTGTGTTCGAGACGCCGCTTTCCTTCCTGATGAAGGCGGCCAACCATCACCGCCAGCAGACAAGCTGGAAAGGCCAGGTCCGGCATTATTACGAGATGCCGTATGACGGCCACCGCATCTGGGGCGTGACGGCAGGGATCATACGCGCTTTATATGAACGGCTATACGAACCCGGGGAGGAAGCGGCTTGACCTACAGGATCATCTTTCAGCTTGTGCTGTTCCTGTTGCCATTCTTCGCCTATGGCGTCTGGCGGCTGGCACGGCAGGAAGCCATAGAAGAAGGGCGCAAACCTTGGCCGATTACCAGCCTGTTCGCCATCGGCGCGACGCTGGCCGTGCTGGCGTGGATCGTGCTGATTTTCGTGGACCGGGGCGGGCGGGACACGTGCATCCAGCGCTCCTATACCGATCCGGAAACAGGCAGGATTGTGGCGGCGAAAGAGGTGCCTTGCGAAAAGCGCAGGGACGAGCTCGGCCTGCCGGCAAGCCGTGACCCCGGCAGCCGTGCGAAGGGCCTTGGCGGAAGTGACCCGGCTGGGCCAAACGAGCCGCCCGGCCCGCTGGACCCGGAGGCGCGTGATGACACACCGACGCTGGAAAGCGAAGACGTTGAAGACCGCACGACCGCTGCGCCGCAATGACCCGGCTAGAGAACACTGACTGGATCGACGCGCCCACCACACGCGCCGTGATCGCCGCCTTGCATGATGCAAGGCCCGGCAGCGCGCGCTTTGTTGGTGGCTGCGTGCGCAACGAGATCATGGGTAAGCCGGTCGATGATATCGATATCGCCACGCAGCTGACGCCTGAGGCGGTGATCGCCGCGCTGGAGGCCGCCGGTATCCGCGCCATTCCGACAGGGATCGAGCATGGCACCATCACGGCGGTTATCGACAGCAAGCCGTTCGAGATCACCACGCTTCGCCGCGACGTTGAGACCGATGGGCGTCACGCCGTTGTCGCCTTCACCGAGGACTGGGCCGAGGATGCTGCGCGCCGCGATTTCCGGCTGAACGCGCTCTATGCTGACCCGGACGGCACGTTGCATGACCCGACGGGCGGGGGCCTCGACGATGCGAAGACTGGCCGTGTCATTTTTATTGGCGACGCAGACCAACGCCTGCGCGAAGACTATCTCCGAATTCTTCGCTTCTATCGCTTTAATGCCTGGTATGGCGCGGGGATCGACCCGGAGGGCCAGGCTGCCTGCGCCCGCCAGAAGGATGGGCTGCACCAGATCGCCGTGGAGCGGATCTGGAAGGAGCTTCGCAAGCTGCTAAGCGCGCCAGACCCGACGCCTGCGGTCAATGCGATGGTGGAGAGCGAGGTATTGGCGCTCCTGTTGCCGGAATCGCAGTCGCTGGATGGGCTGCATGATTTGCGCGTCAGTGAGACATTGTCCGGTGTCGGCGCCGATCCGATGCTGCGTCTGATGGCGCTGATCGACCGCAGCGCGCCGTCGGTTATGGCGGTGTCCAAACGGCTCAAGCTGTCCAATGCCGAGGCGGACCGTCTGACCATGTGGGCGGCCGACAATCTGCCAGCCGTTCAGGGCATGACGGGCGCGGAGCTCCGCCGGGCGCTCTACTGGCATGGCAAGCAGGCCGTGGTCGACCGCGCGCTGACCTCCGGCGAGAATGTCCGCGACCATCTCTACGCGATCCGCGCCTGGAAGCGGCCAGAGTTTCCCGTCGGCGGCGAAGATGCGCTGGCGGCGGGCCTTCAGGGGCCCGAGATCGGCAAGGCGCTGCGCGCGCTCGAAGAATGGTGGATGGGCGAGGACTTCCAGCCAGACCGGGAAGAGCTGCTGGCGAGACTGGCGAAAAAATCCTGATTGCGCGCTTTGCGCGAATTTTGTATAAGCAGCGTTGTAGCAATGAGGCCTCAGATGACGGATGAAAAGAAACCGCAGGGCCTCAGGGAAACTGAAGCTGGCCAAGATGGCCGGATCGAGCCTCCAGCTGTCGACGTTGACGCTGATGATCTCATGGACATGGCTGAAGATATCATGGCCGAGAACAGTGCGTTGCTGCGCGCGCTTGCCAGATAAGTGAGACGAGCTGGCTCCGCAAATCTTCGGCGAGATTGGTCCTGAGGCCTATGCCGACTGGCTGCGTGAGAACGTCGAGCCGGTCTGAGGCGTCTAGTTCGCGTAGACGATGAAGCCGTTGAGGTAGGCGGCGAAGCAGACCCAGCCGAGATAGGGGACCTGTAGGATGGCCGAAATGATCGAGTGGCGCGCGAAGGCGCGGATCATCAGGATGATGAGCGCCAGCAGGATGGCGATGATGATGAGCGCGATGAGCGGCGACTGGAAGCCGAAGAAGACCCAGCTCCAGGAGAGGTTCACGGCCAACTGGGTAAAGAAAATGCCGAGCGCTGCGCTGGCGCGGGCAAAGGATTTTGCTTTCAGGCGCACGATGATCGCGCCAAGCGCCATCAGCGCATAGAGCACAGGCCAGACGATGGCGAAGGCCTGGTCTGGCGGATTGTAAGGCGGCTTGTTCAGCGCCGCATACCACGGGTCCTGACTGCCGCCGGAGACCAGACCACCAAGCGCGGCAACCGCGATCGTCAGAGCGATGATCGCAATGATGGCGCGCCACGGGCTGTTTTTGCTGGTGTCTGATGTCTCGGTCATTTTTTCGTCTTATCAGGGCGCTGGCGCGCGGTCACGGCCATTTTACGACGGGCGGCATGGAGGAAAGGATCGAGTTCACATTGCCGCCGGTCTTGAGGCCAAACGTCGTGCCGCGGTCATAGAGCAGGTTGAACTCAACATAGCGCCCGCGCCGTACGAGCTGTTCTTCGCGTTCCTCCTCATTCCAGCTTTCCTTCATACGCCGGCGAACAAGCTGCGGGTAGATGTCCCTGAAGGCTCGCCCGACATCCTGCGTGAAGGCAAAGTCAGCCTCCCAGTCGCCGGTATTATGGCGGTCATAGAAGATGCCGCCCGTGCCGCGTGGTTCATCGCGGTGATGAAGGTGGAAGTACTCATCGCACTGGGCGGTGAACTGTGGATAGAAAGTCGGGTCGTGGCTGTCGCAGGCCGCTTTCATGGCGGCGTGGAAGTCGACCGTGTCGGGGAAGCCTTCTTCGCGCTGATAGGTGAGAAGCGGGGTGAGGTCAGCGCCGCCGCCAAACCAGCTTTCGCTGGTGACAAGCATGCGGGTGTTCATATGAACGGCGGGCACGCGCGGATTGCGAAGGTGCGCGATGAGCGAGATGCCTGCGGCCCAGAACCGGCCACCGGATTTGTCTGCGCCGGGGATCTGCGCGCGGAAGGCTTCGGAGAAGTCGCCGTAAACGCACGATGTGTGCACGCCGACTTTCTCGAAAAGCTTGCCTTTCATTATGGCCATCGTGCCGCCGCCGAGATCCTCGGTGCCGTCACCTCGTGACCAGGGCGTGCGCATGAAGGTGGCCGGCGGACCGGGATAAAGCGGCGGCTGCGCTTCGGCTTCCAGTAATTCGAAACTGGCGATGATTTCGAGCTGGAGTGCCTCGAACCAGGTCCTGGCCCTGATCTTGCGCGATTCTAGTTCGGTGTCGGTCATGTTCCCTGCCTTTACCCAGCGGGCATAGTCGAAGTGGCGCCGTGAGCAAACACCTGTTGGCGTAACCTCGGTGCCGCACCCCGGTCAGCGCCACCAGCCCGCGCCGCTGCGTCGCATGCGCTGACGCACATGTGCGCCTTGCAAAGCCCGTGCGCTCGCGGTAACCGCAGCGCAGATATATGCGGGGAGGTGCATTTTGCGGCGTTGCGCCGCAATGATTTTCCGCACCGATATTGTATGCATCTCGGAGAAAATCCTTGGTCAGAGGACTGGAAGAGTGAGCGACGCGCAAACCACACCACACGAGACGATCGACGAAGATCGTCGTGATTTCATTCACATCGCAACGGCAGCGACTGCCGTAGCTGGCGCTGGTGCGCTGGCCTATGTCTTCGTCGACCAGATGAATGCAGCCAGCGACACGAAGGCGGCATCCAGCCTCGACGTCGATGTTTCGAAAGTGCCGATGGGCGGTGAAATCCGGGTTCTGATCGGCGGCAAGCCGTTCTTTATCCGCCACCGGACCGAAGCAGAGATCCGCGCTGCGCGCAGCGTCGATGTCTCATCGCTTCCAGACCCGCAGAGCGACGAAGAGCGCCTGGTGCCGATGGAGGGCGGTGAGTATAACACCGCCATTCTCGTTACTTCGGGCAGCTGTACGCATCTTGGTTGTGTCCCGGTTGGTCCTGCGCAGGGCAATACCGGTGACTTTGGCGGTTGGTACTGCCCCTGCCACGGCTCGCACTATGACACCTCCGGCCGCATTCGCCGCGGGCCCGCTCCGACGAACCTTCCGGTTCCGGACTATAACTGGGTCAGCCCGGCCGTGATCAATATTTCGCTTTAAGGAAGAGGACGTAACACAGCCATGAGCGGACATGCCTCGACATACGAGCCGAAGACCGGCTTCACGAAATGGCTCGATTCGCGCCTGCCGGTTGTCCGGCTGGCCTATGACAGCTTCGTCGACTTCCCGACGCCGAAAAACCTGAATTACTGGTACACGTTTGGCGGCATTCTGGCCGTCTGCCTGATGACGCAGATCATAACCGGTGTCGTCCTTGCCATGCACTATACGGCAACGGTCGAGGGCGCGTTCGCGTCGGTTGAGCGGATCATGCGCGACGTGCCGTTTGGCTGGCTGATCCGCGGCATTCACGCGAATGGCGCGTCGATGTTCTTCCTGGCGGTCTATATCCACATGTTCCGCGGTCTCTATTACGGGTCCTACAAGGCGCCGCGCGAGGTCCTCTGGATCCTCGGTGTGGTGATCTTCCTGCTCATGATGGGCACGGCCTTCCTCGGCTATGTGCTGCCATGGGGTCAGATGTCCTATCACGGCGCAAACGTGATCACCGGTCTTATCGGCGCGGTCCCGCTTGTTGGTGACAGCATCAAGGCCTGGCTGATGGGTGGACCGTCGATCGGTAATCAGACGCTCCAGCGCTTCTTCTCGCTACATTACCTGCTGCCATTCATGATCGCGGGTGTTGTGATCCTTCACATCTGGGCGCTTCACGTGCCGGGTAATAACAACCCGACCGGCGTCGAACCCCGCAAGGACAAGGAAGGTCTGAAGCAGGACACTGTCCCGTTCCACCCGTATTACACGGTGAAGGACGGCTTTGCGATCGTGGTCTTCCTGATCATCTTCGCCGCGTTCGTCTTCTATATGCCGAACGTTCTTGGTCATGCTGACAACTACATCGAAGCCAACCCGCTGGTGACGCCTGCGCACATCGTGCCTGAATGGTATCTTCTGCCGTTCTACGCGATCCTTCGCGCCATTACGTTCAATCTTGGACCGATCGATGCCAAGCTGCTTGGTGTCATCGCAATGTTCGGCTCGATCGTCGTGTTGTTCTTCCTGCCCTGGCTGGACACGTCCAAAGTTCGCTCGATGCGCTACCGCCCGGTGGCCCGTCAGTTCTTCTTCGGCTTCGTGATCGCTGGCCTGCTTCTCGGCTGGTGCGGCGCGGCTAATCCGGATGATCCGATCATCCCGATGGGGT
It includes:
- a CDS encoding DUF58 domain-containing protein — translated: MDLEALRAEAEDIVRAVPGLSLKARAADAAHLGAAGRKRAGTGEQFWQYRHYSQEDTAQRIDWRRSARGDDIYVRETELETARTILFWCDPHAGFDWSGDGGRRTKADTARILMLANGLMLSKGGERIGVLGSGRKPSFGKASADKLGEDLLNSGNAQFPPPPRARAIFAIASDFYDPIDIWRDRLAPLARASKEGVLISISDPVEESFPWKGRVRFSRPGAPLFRIFGRAETIRETYLERFRAHAAAIEQLAISFGWQHVHHSTGDDILHGAGALKQAFETFGARL
- a CDS encoding AAA family ATPase gives rise to the protein MADDNDAVVQEAEAAGETLEKVKAEIAKAVFGQDRVIELALSAILAGGHALLIGAPGLAKTRLVEAMGTALGINSQRIQFTPDLMPSDILGSEVLDEGASGERSFRFIKGPIFTQLLMADEINRASPRTQSALLQAMQERHVTVAGVRHDLPAPFHVLATQNPIEQEGTYPLPEAQLDRFLLKIDVTYPDLDTERQILVETTGLSDAVVSPAIDGEQLQALQRIVRQMPVGEKVLAAILATVREARPEQTSDERVKRFVDWGPSPRAGQALMLACRSRALLRGRLAPSLEDVEALAEPCLGHRMAMRYDPTGQAPTMRELIDDLAKSTG
- a CDS encoding DUF1285 domain-containing protein — protein: MKSNENTAISLNDLLKVIAPDPSGQKLPPVESWSPERSVDIDMEIRADGSWWHEGGRVNRQKLVKLFSTILRKDEDGSHWLVTPYEKVVVHVSDAAFIATRVDRAGEAGEDQSLAFVTNVGDVVVAGADNPLRIETDPETLEPSPYLLVRGRLEAKLSRPVFYELAAMAVPSPDDAGRLGVWSDGVFFDIGPAQD
- a CDS encoding CoA pyrophosphatase; this encodes MAFVDLDDFLARARLRLDPVTGEERLAEGGDIEFLDADGIAGIRRAAVLVPIIPRAGGPAVLLTHRPDTMPTHPGQVAFPGGKVDPIDADEIEAALREAEEEVGIDPDRIELIARGAPYITGTGFRIVPVLAVLHESFVARPDPVEVDSVFETPLSFLMKAANHHRQQTSWKGQVRHYYEMPYDGHRIWGVTAGIIRALYERLYEPGEEAA
- a CDS encoding CCA tRNA nucleotidyltransferase, whose translation is MTRLENTDWIDAPTTRAVIAALHDARPGSARFVGGCVRNEIMGKPVDDIDIATQLTPEAVIAALEAAGIRAIPTGIEHGTITAVIDSKPFEITTLRRDVETDGRHAVVAFTEDWAEDAARRDFRLNALYADPDGTLHDPTGGGLDDAKTGRVIFIGDADQRLREDYLRILRFYRFNAWYGAGIDPEGQAACARQKDGLHQIAVERIWKELRKLLSAPDPTPAVNAMVESEVLALLLPESQSLDGLHDLRVSETLSGVGADPMLRLMALIDRSAPSVMAVSKRLKLSNAEADRLTMWAADNLPAVQGMTGAELRRALYWHGKQAVVDRALTSGENVRDHLYAIRAWKRPEFPVGGEDALAAGLQGPEIGKALRALEEWWMGEDFQPDREELLARLAKKS
- a CDS encoding TspO/MBR family protein codes for the protein MTETSDTSKNSPWRAIIAIIALTIAVAALGGLVSGGSQDPWYAALNKPPYNPPDQAFAIVWPVLYALMALGAIIVRLKAKSFARASAALGIFFTQLAVNLSWSWVFFGFQSPLIALIIIAILLALIILMIRAFARHSIISAILQVPYLGWVCFAAYLNGFIVYAN
- the hemF gene encoding oxygen-dependent coproporphyrinogen oxidase yields the protein MTDTELESRKIRARTWFEALQLEIIASFELLEAEAQPPLYPGPPATFMRTPWSRGDGTEDLGGGTMAIMKGKLFEKVGVHTSCVYGDFSEAFRAQIPGADKSGGRFWAAGISLIAHLRNPRVPAVHMNTRMLVTSESWFGGGADLTPLLTYQREEGFPDTVDFHAAMKAACDSHDPTFYPQFTAQCDEYFHLHHRDEPRGTGGIFYDRHNTGDWEADFAFTQDVGRAFRDIYPQLVRRRMKESWNEEEREEQLVRRGRYVEFNLLYDRGTTFGLKTGGNVNSILSSMPPVVKWP
- the petA gene encoding ubiquinol-cytochrome c reductase iron-sulfur subunit; this encodes MSDAQTTPHETIDEDRRDFIHIATAATAVAGAGALAYVFVDQMNAASDTKAASSLDVDVSKVPMGGEIRVLIGGKPFFIRHRTEAEIRAARSVDVSSLPDPQSDEERLVPMEGGEYNTAILVTSGSCTHLGCVPVGPAQGNTGDFGGWYCPCHGSHYDTSGRIRRGPAPTNLPVPDYNWVSPAVINISL
- a CDS encoding cytochrome b; this translates as MSGHASTYEPKTGFTKWLDSRLPVVRLAYDSFVDFPTPKNLNYWYTFGGILAVCLMTQIITGVVLAMHYTATVEGAFASVERIMRDVPFGWLIRGIHANGASMFFLAVYIHMFRGLYYGSYKAPREVLWILGVVIFLLMMGTAFLGYVLPWGQMSYHGANVITGLIGAVPLVGDSIKAWLMGGPSIGNQTLQRFFSLHYLLPFMIAGVVILHIWALHVPGNNNPTGVEPRKDKEGLKQDTVPFHPYYTVKDGFAIVVFLIIFAAFVFYMPNVLGHADNYIEANPLVTPAHIVPEWYLLPFYAILRAITFNLGPIDAKLLGVIAMFGSIVVLFFLPWLDTSKVRSMRYRPVARQFFFGFVIAGLLLGWCGAANPDDPIIPMGSDKLVVSYTDVNGNEATQTYEEYAAASSFRDQKAAEGVDAVIAVEKAPAFRFVHLAQVLTLYYFAYFLVILPLLGLRENPKDEPVSIHKAVLGHDRAAPAPAE